One window of the Podospora pseudocomata strain CBS 415.72m chromosome 7, whole genome shotgun sequence genome contains the following:
- the GPI12 gene encoding N-acetylglucosaminyl-phosphatidylinositol de-N-acetylase (EggNog:ENOG503NYTI; COG:M) translates to MELLTILAVLAVVLPSLYIYTASVVSTRFPKLENKSICLLIAHPDDEAMFFAPTVLALTRPETGNHVKILCLSSGDADGLGETRKKELAKSGVVLGLRSTSDVFVVEKPEFRDSMTTTWDAGKISDLLVSAFAPQLNKSKGASSPPTASIDVLITFDAGGVSSHPNHISLYHGAKEFVGALVAGKAGWASPVDLYTLTTVPIARKYSAFLDVLPTLLSWAIGAGKRDKKHPGGLVFLNGLAGHGSFTTAWKAMTTAHKSQMVWFRYGWITLSRYMYINDLRLEKIKRK, encoded by the exons ATGGAGTtgctcaccatcctcgccgtgCTGGCTGTCGTGCTCCCGTCACTTTACATATACACCGCCTCTGTGGTCTCGACGCGGTTTCCAAAGTTGGAGAACAAGAGCATCTGTCTTCTGATTGCGCACCCGGACGATGAGGCCATGTTCTTTGCCCCCACAGTTCTCGCCCTCACGCGGCCTGAAACTGGCAACCATGTCAAGATTCTCTGCTTGAGTAGCG GTGATGCGGATGGCTTGGGGGAGACCCGAAAGAAAGAGCTGGCCAAATCTGGTGTGGTCCTCGGCTTGCGGTCCACCAGTGATGTTTTTGTGGTcgagaagcccgagttcCGCGACAGCATGACCACGACCTGGGATGCGGGCAAGATCTCGGACCTCCTTGTTTCTGCCTTCGCGCCTCAATTGAACAAGTCAAAGGGTGCCTCATCGCCCCCCACAGCCTCCATAGATGTGCTCATTACCTTTGACGCCGGTGGTGTGTCAAGCCATCCCAACCATATCTCGCTGTATCATGGCGCCAAAGAGTTTGTCGGTGCCCTCGTGGCGGGCAAGGCGGGGTGGGCATCCCCCGTCGATCTTTATACTTTGACAACCGTCCCAATAGCCCGCAAATACTCTGCTTTTCTCGACGTCCTCCCTACCCTACTGAGCTGGGCAATTGGTGCCGGCAAGAGGGATAAAAAGCACCCCGGTGGGCTCGTGTTTCTCAATGGTTTGGCTGGTCATGGTAGCTTCACAACGGCGTGGAAAGCCATGACCACGGCGCACAAGAGTCAGATGGTGTGGTTCCGTTACGGCTGGATCACTCTGAGCAGGTACATGTACATCAATGATCTCCGGCTGGAAAAGATCAAGAGAAAATAA
- a CDS encoding hypothetical protein (EggNog:ENOG503P3YF), translating to MARQRKDPVTKVRLRQPDRSGPKEKTLLEIAQERNLFAEAEKRQNALRKKTGKSGTVDGNSSSEDDEEDDEEDEEKGLSPTAERILETMLWASCLSMLHFTLDVLVQHQYSADRVVWPTVWTRFFQALLVFGLLVYTLHPHPSKPTLVPGLPLRYQSILRQSVFFICSICAGCYMIHITNMFGYLAVMKQAPSLGCLWVWSVIELELPWAVLSLVGAGGFLWLNGYDIK from the exons ATGGCGAGACAACGGAAAGATCCCGTTACCAAGGTCAGACTCAGGCAACCTGACCGATCGGGCccgaaggagaagacgcTGCTGGAGATTGCTCAGGAGAGGAATCTCTTtgccgaggccgagaagcgACAAAATGCGCTGAGGAAGAAAACCGGAAAGTCCGGGACTGTTGAtgggaacagcagcagcgaggatgacgaagaggacgacgaagaggatgaggagaaagGCTTGTCTCCGACCGCCGAGCGCATTCTCGAGACGATGCTCTGGGCTTCGTGTCTGTCAATGCTGCACTTTACACTCGATGTGCTGGTCCAGCACCAGTATTCGGCTGACCGTGTGGTATGGCCCACGGTCTGGACGAGGTTCTTCCAGGCTCTTCTTG TCTTCGGATTACTGGTTTATaccctccaccctcacccatcGAAACCGACGCTCGTGCCTGGCCTACCCTTGCGATATCAGTCGATACTGAGGCAGTCCGTCTTTTTCATTTGCAGCATATGCGCCGGCTGCTACATGATTCATATTACGAATATGTTCGGGTATCTGGCAGTCATGAAGCAGGCGCCGTCTCTCGGGTGTCTCTGGGTGTGGTCCGTGATCGAACTCGAACTCCCCTGGGCTGTTCTCAGCCTTGTTGGAGCCGGGGGCTTTCTGTGGCTCAACGGCTATGACATCAAATGA
- a CDS encoding hypothetical protein (COG:O; EggNog:ENOG503NWJ2; CAZy:CE4) translates to MTMMRLSTLLSLSVGLLHSGGQAAPADTSRLAPRVPNGVIIEHCTVPGTVALTFDDGPFSYTGHVLDLLDAYGAKATFFVNGENWSHGIDDPSTTWPSILKRMIASGHQIASHTWSHQDLTYANWEQRRYQMQQLETSLRNVIGKVPTYMRPPYANCGGDCLPDIESLGYHVVNFDVDTKDYLHNSPGTIQAAIDTFSWAVNSGGQSSYLVLSHDVHQTTAEILTPAMLEIIQENGLRAVTVGECLGDPSSNWYRY, encoded by the coding sequence ATGACGATGATGCGGCTGTCCACGTTGCTCTCCCTTTCTGTCGGGCTGCTCCACTCAGGTGGGCAAGCCGCACCAGCCGACACCAGCAGACTGGCGCCCAGGGTACCTAACGGCGTGATCATTGAGCACTGCACTGTTCCCGGTACCGTGGCCCTCACGTTCGATGACGGTCCCTTCAGTTACACCGGCCATGTCCTGGACCTCTTGGACGCGTACGGTGCCAAGGCCACGTTCTTCGTCAACGGGGAGAACTGGTCTCACGGAATCGATGACCCCTCGACTACGTGGCCCAGCATCCTGAAACGCATGATTGCCTCTGGTCATCAGATTGCATCTCACACTTGGTCTCATCAAGACCTGACGTACGCCAACTGGGAGCAGCGAAGATATCAAATGCAGCAACTCGAGACATCCCTTCGAAATGTGATTGGCAAGGTCCCAACTTACATGAGACCGCCTTACGCCAACTGTGGAGGCGATTGCCTCCCCGATATTGAGAGCTTGGGGTATCACGTGGTCAACTTCGACGTCGACACCAAGGACTACCTTCACAACTCGCCAGGCACCATCCAGGCGGCGATAGATACTTTCTCGTGGGCGGTAAACTCTGGCGGCCAGTCATCATACCTGGTGCTCAGCCATGATGTACATCAAACTACCGCCGAAATCCTCACTCCCGCCATGTTGGAAATTATTCAGGAGAACGGACTGAGGGCTGTCACGGTTGGCGAGTGTTTGGGTGACCCGTCAAGCAACTGGTACCGCTACTAG
- a CDS encoding hypothetical protein (EggNog:ENOG503P1TE; COG:S) encodes MIANTDFVSIFPDPDDAGFDPDSLPKGVSPQELRYTRSQFRKFFHPTVPNPEHFDRRKLAEMLPFSDRPSLPLIAAPGDEKPSEKAPLLTVVGHDWDEFAEQCEKGTMAVLKQVINTFMNPMWSRYNDGLLRLVHTPGNSNTVKVASGCGHFIQKDDAELVVREIKHLLHNL; translated from the exons ATGATAGCCAACACGGATTTCGTCTCCATCTTCCCAGATCCCGACGACGCTGGCTTCGACCCAGACTCCTTGCCCAAAGGCGTCTCCCCGCAAGAATTGCGATACACGCGTTCACAGTTTCGCAAATTCTTCCACCCGACGGTTCCCAACCCTGAACATTTTGACCGAAGAAAACTGGCCGAGATGTTGCCCTTTTCCGACAGACCCTCACTCCCTCTTATAGCTGCACCGGGAGATGAGAAGCCCAGCGAGAAGGCACCGCTGTTGACCGTCGTCGGGCATGACTGGGATGAGTTCGCCGAGCAGTGCGAGAAA GGCACCATGGCTGTCCTGAAGCAAGTTATCAACACTTTTATGAACCCAATGTGGTCACGTTATAATGATGGCCTCCTTCGTCTTGTCCACACCCCGGGAAATTCCAATACAGTGAAGGTTGCCAGCGGATGCGGGCATTTTATACAAAAGGACGACGCGGAACTTGTGGTCAGGGAAATTAAACATCTGCTTCACAACCTCTAG
- a CDS encoding hypothetical protein (COG:S; EggNog:ENOG503NZW8), whose protein sequence is MKITTLYVYPIKALRGIKLKSARIGPQGIAHDRTFMLFQVSEPDGELKKMQVDSHPQCALFEQELSGGNISVRYHDPEIQDQDEQPLVIPLTVDTATLAKINVNLHGSAPSSAYSMGSPYEDWFSARFGFPIRLVYIGDGKRAVLGDTLPPKQHQQTTQNGKGGWLSSLTSYVTGRGQEGKPWITFTDVAPLLVTSESSLHDVSARLPADEPMPMYKFRPNIVVDGQGEEAWAEDWWAELTFNNKHKLLLTGNCVRCVSLNVDYETGKPAVGELGSVLKKLMKDRRVDTGSKWSPVFGRYAFPAVMQDSQGASFELRVGDEVEVTKRNAERTVWDWPGL, encoded by the exons ATGAAAATTACAACA CTTTATGTCTATCCCATAAAGGCCCTTCGCGGCATCAAACTCAAATCAGCCCGAATCGGGCCCCAAGGCATTGCCCACGACCGGACTTTCATGCTCTTCCAGGTTTCTGAACCTGATGGGGAGCTCAAGAAAATGCAGGTCGATTCCCATCCACAATGCGCTCTTTTTGAACAAGAGCTCTCGGGTGGTAACATTTCGGTTCGATATCACGACCCAGAAATCCAAGATCAAGATGAGCAGCCGCTCGTGATCCCACTCACCGTCGACACTGCCACCCTCGCCAAAATAAACGTCAATCTTCATGGCAgcgcaccatcatcagcctaCTCGATGGGATCACCCTATGAAGACTGGTTCTCTGCCCGGTTTGGCTTTCCTATCAGACTGGTCTACATTGGTGATGGGAAGAGGGCTGTACTGGGTGATACCCTCCCTCCTaagcagcatcaacaaaccACTCAGAATGGCAAGGGCGGTTGGCTATCATCTCTAACGTCCTATGTCACCGGAAGGGGTCAGGAGGGGAAGCCATGGATTACCTTCACTGATGTCGCACCTTTACTTGTGACATCCGAGTCGTCCCTACATGATGTCAGCGCTCGGCTGCCTGCTGATGAACCCATGCCCATGTATAAGTTTCGTCCCAACATCGTGGTCGATGGGCAGGGTGAAGAGGCCTGGGCGGAGGACTGGTGGGCTGAATTGaccttcaacaacaagcacaaGCTGCTCCTCACCGGGAACTGCGTGCGATGCGTGAGCTTAAATGTTGATTATGAAACTGGCAAGCCCGCTGTGGGAGAGCTGGGGAGTGTTTTAAAGAAGTTGATGAAAGACAGACGAGTGGATACTGGGTCCAAGTGGTCGCCTGTTTTTGGCCGATATGCTTTCCCTGCTGTAATGCAAGACAGCCAGGGTGCGAGTTTCGAGctgagggttggggatgaaGTGGAGGTCACCAAGAGAAATGCGGAGCGAACTGTTTGGGATTGGCCTGGGCTATAA
- a CDS encoding hypothetical protein (EggNog:ENOG503P000) — MSFEGIQSLEELTQVYEYLFNQFVLDMDYGHKAFLDKLVNTRYSIQKALENLEKRTAELLYEKKKWYNWVRDAQDDQDKNREKEQKKRFKQEHALFQRHKRELEARLAAARAKEEERSQAAYLEEILTERMAASASEDSEESSWDPIENVVENTRGQYLDLIRHFLWIEPPIVENKEEEVCVHPTPAGAPGVGGGAEAAIEKEDEMTAAEKKKARKRAKKKSSKTAAAAQNQEAGSSVATGKSQPQPDKSKIESKEDVRKRLKEGVEKDYSHINRPMLIGTAQNPAELAKRTAPVKDEDFVKLIADITEIKELLFCRQVMSRSALLPAALKANSLGEFLADPSISDSDLLDLCIQVEQPSLQALRDACADFVRGDEPDKDEDDEDGEDDKYGLVTEYIHHHYRYGALEDLYREALSSMSRRVLRGSDKLFKDIAEDEKPKDKKMKGFVPFFIDLTAQQETTYNQLGTTRRKVLRKQSLVVEARNFICAHMKRNDPVSRRFIQYALMRPDEHFILVRDGKTGRIGDAPEDYNRWIVRSRS; from the exons ATGTCGTTCGAAGGCATCCAGTCTCTGGAAGAACTGACCCAGGTCTATGAGTACCTGTTTAACCAGTTCGTCCTG GACATGGACTACGGCCACAAGGCTTTTCTAGACAAGCTCGTCAACACTCGCTACTCGATCCAAAAGGCACTGGAGAACCTCGAAAAGCGCACCGCTGAGCTTTTGtacgaaaagaaaaagtggTACAATTGGGTTCGGGATGCTCAGGATGACCAAGACAAGAAccgggagaaggagcagaagaagaggttcaAACAGGAGCACGCCCTGTTTCAACGCCACAAGCGCGAGTTGGAGGCtcgccttgctgctgctaGGGCCAAGGAAGAGGAACGGAGCCAGGCTGCGTATTTGGAAGAGATTTTGACCGAACGCATGGCTGCCTCTGCATCCGAGGATAGTGAAGAGTCTTCGTGGGATCCTATCGAGAATGTAGTGGAGAACACCCGAGGACAGTACTTGGATCTCATACGCCATTTCCTGTGGATTGAGCCCCCTATCGTGGAGAacaaagaggaggaagtatGCGTTCATCCCACTCCTGCGGGAGCTCCCGGTGTGGGCGGCGGTGCGGAAGCCGcgattgagaaggaggatgagatgacAGCAgccgaaaagaagaaggctagGAAGCGGGCAAAGAAAAAGTCGTCAaagacggcagcagcagcacagaACCAGGAAGCTGGCAGTTCGGTCGCGACAGGGAAATCCCAGCCACAGCCAGACAAGAGCAAGATAGAGAGCAAAGAGGACGTGAGAAAGCGGCTCAAGGAGGGCGTTGAAAAAGACTACAGCCATATCAATAGACCAATGCTCATAGGTACCGCGCAAAACCCAGCCGAGCTAGCCAAAAGAACAGCCCCTGTCAAAGACGAGGATTTTGTCAAACTCATTGCTGACATCACCGAGATTAAGGAGCTTCTGTTTTGTCGCCAGGTCATGTCACGCTCTGCGCTTCTCCCAGCTGCACTCAAAGCCAATAGTTTGGGGGAATTCCTCGCCGATCCTTCCATCTCCGACTCTGATCTCTTAGATCTCTGCATCCAGGTGGAACAGCCTAGTCTGCAAGCCCTTCGAGATGCCTGTGCCGATTTTGTGCGGGGGGATGAGCCAGAcaaagacgaagatgacgaggatggtgaggacgACAAGTACGGCTTAGTCACAGAATATATTCACCATCATTATCGCTACGGGGCTCTCGAAGACCTGTATCGCGAAGCCCTCAGCAGCATGTCCCGCAGAGTCCTTCGGGGCTCGGACAAACTCTTTAAAGACATTGCCGAGGACGAAAAAcccaaagacaagaaaatgAAG GGATTCGTGCCATTCTTCATAGACCTGACAGCACAGCAGGAGACAACATACAACCAGCTTGGTACCACCCGTCGGAAAGTACTTCGAAAGCAAAGTCTTGTTGTGGAGGCGCGCAACTTCATATGTGCTCACATGAAACGCAACGATCCCGTCAGTCGGCGATTCATTCAGTACGCCCTCATGCGTCCTGACGAACATTTCATTCTTGTTCGAGATGGCAAGACTGGTCGCATTGGCGACGCGCCTGAAGACTACAACCGCTGGATCGTCCGATCGAGGTCGTGA
- a CDS encoding hypothetical protein (EggNog:ENOG503Q4Z3), whose amino-acid sequence MSFELTGMQCQWKFSFSEYYEIYIWDFAPGNGLGKMYKYIKECLSKAHRIRGNRDKYKHKKPVMETLTREPDTMRVRKIQPGENVKSLYDELAGPDAQFYVRTNLGKMIRTCQDVPPGCSPYEYYNDTDAAEDAILFEEEQLEGVQNIPFVEISNPVQQLESTHMPLSMLNHKANQLTGEMPDSLEEILGVSRKKLVEKKGNTPYAPGSEEFPFEAPPIWQQQHDIITETPLTSPRAKLLTSLDFASIKLKISMAELEETACAQEIMERDRSYIFKDTFHIGDLEPGAQDRYIESMKLITGLQKY is encoded by the exons ATGTCCTTTGAGCTTACTGGGATGCAGTGCCAGTGGAAGTTCAGCTTTTCCGAATACTACGAGATTTATATCTGGGACTTCGCCCCAGGAAACGGCCTTGGCAAGATGTATAAGTACATCAAGGAG TGCTTGAGCAAGGCCCATCGTATCAGGGGTAACCGTGACAAGTACAAACACAAGAAACCCGTCATGGAGACCCTTACTCGCGAGCCAGACACCATGCGCGTTCGAAAGATTCAGCCTGGAGAAAATGTCAAGAGTTTGTACGATGAGCTTGCCGGACCTGATGCGCAGTTCTATGTTCGGACCAACCTGGGAAAGATGATCAGGACATGCCAGGACGTTCCACCTGGGTGCTCCCCGTACGAGTACTACAACGATACTGACGCTGCGGAAGATGCAATCCTCTTTGAGGAAGAACAGCTGGAAGGTGTGCAGAACATACCGTTTGTTGAAATATCAAACCCGGTCCAGCAACTGGAGTCCACTCATATGCCCTTGAGCATGCTGAACCACAAAGCCAATCAGCTGACGGGCGAAATGCCCGATTCTTTGGAAGAGATTCTCGGCGTCAGCCGGAAGAagttggtggagaagaaaGGCAACACGCCGTATGCTCCTGGGTCCGAAGAGTTCCCCTTTGAGGCCCCGCCCAtctggcagcaacagcacgaTATCATCACCGAGACACCTCTCACATCTCCCCGCGCCAAGCTGCTTACGTCCCTGGATTTTGCTTCAATCAAACTCAAAATCAGCATGGCAGAACTCGAGGAAACGGCCTGTGCACAGGAGATCATGGAGCGAGATAGATCCTACA TCTTCAAGGATACGTTCCATATCGGTGACCTCGAACCCGGGGCACAAGATCGATACATAGAGTCGATGAAGCTCATAACTGGTCTGCAGAAATACTaa
- a CDS encoding hypothetical protein (EggNog:ENOG503P000), with protein MEILNCLNLKIYYDVYVRDPANPWPHRYILQDIVQAFMTMGLFFPNVEVTSIVQEHPGSREGQAFRNSKILDPEARRQVRPDARTRTSCAYRPRKFWDGWENKVYTGDDLYIDKFPFDWNMAIRPIIAKFYRAGMIGPACVEPRPDVVPGFATANTEQHRPDKLDLFIMYSSTDEFVQGMPPSFIDYRDWPELLPAARRFAAIYKTKTPRFALLRLWSAPHFYPLMMLLPMRQAVSFLDPVRRAWECSVYSKGRAHERMECTQHNDVAARVPS; from the exons ATGGAGATCCTCAACTGTCTCAATTTGAAGATCTACTACGATGTCTACGTAAGAGATCCCGCCAACCCTTGGCCTCACCGCTACATTCTACAGGACATCGTACAGGCATTCATGACCATGGGCTTGTTTTTCCCAAACGTAGAGGTAACGTCCATTGTACAAGAACATCCTGGATCCAGGGAGGGACAGGCTTTCAGGAACAGCAAGATCCTCGATCCGGAAGCTCGTCGTCAAGTGAGACCAGACGCGCGTACAAGAACCAGTTGTGCTTATCGGCCAAGGAAGTTCTGGGATGGGTGGGAAAATAAAGTCTATACAGGAGATGACCTGTACATTGACAAATTCCCATTTGATTGGAACATGGCCATCCGGCCCATCATCGCAAAGT TTTACCGAGCTGGCATGATTGGACCCGCGTGCGTCGAGCCTCGCCCCGATGTGGTCCCTGGATTCGCGACAGCAAACACGGAGCAGCACCGGCCAGATAAGCTCGATCTCTTCATCATGTACAGCAGCACGGACGAGTTTGTCCAAGGCATGCCCCCATCGTTCATCGACTACCGAGACTGGCCAGAGCTGCTGCCGGCCGCAAGAAGGTTTGCAGCGATCTACAAGACGAAGACACCACGGTTTGCCCTACTTCGCCTCTGGTCAGCTCCCCATTTCTACCCTCtcatgatgctgctgcccatGCGGCAAGCCGTTTCATTTTTAGATCCCGTGAGGCGAGCTTGGGAGTGTAGTGTTTATTCCAAAGGACGTGCCCATGAGCGAATGGAGTGTACACAACACAACGATGTTGCGGCTCGGGTTCCTTCGTGA
- a CDS encoding hypothetical protein (EggNog:ENOG503PW0X; COG:S) yields the protein MGAGQHPWRAKPDQKHYLEDDEGVVYRHDGSLPPRPHSTVQKKRQVLGLDLPIAILTFSLAFVTACLVVVAGLLGHKVLQLERTLPSIINTQVNTSTSHPQEQQQPLLPISASLTETIQVSVPGWSYFGCYYDNSDRVLSDYVQYDKENLTNQICADKCTDRIYQYFGTTNGRRCFCGSAADKLKRAPDWGCNAQCPGQKDVFEAWVCGLVYKRKGDLRPSKHLSVDIPVVAE from the exons ATGGGTGCGGGTCAGCACCCATGGCGGGCGAAACCAGATCAAAAACATTACCTCGAAGATGACGAAGGCGTTGTTTACCGCCACGACGGCAGCTTACCACCGCGGCCACACTCGACAGTTCAGAAGAAAAGACAAGTCCTCGGTCTTGACCTCCCTATCGCCATCTTGAcattctccctcgccttcgtcACAGCCTGCTTGGTTGTAGTAGCCGGGCTGTTGGGACACAAAGTACTTCAATTAGAAAGAACGCTTCCATCAATCATTAATACCCAAGTCAACACGAGCACCTCCCACCCACaagaacaacagcaaccacttCTGCCCATCTCCGCAAGTCTAACCGAAACGATTCAAGTTAGCGTCCCCGGCTGGTCTTACTTTGGTTGCTATTACGACAACTCTGATCGCGTCCTCTCGGACTATGTCCAGTACGACAAAGAAAACCTGACGAACCAGATCTGTGCAGATAAGTGCACAGATAGGATCTATCAATACTTTGGTACTACGAATGGAAGGCGGTGCTTCTGTGGGTCAGCGGCCGACAAACTCAAGAGGGCGCCGGATTGGGGCTGCAACGCTCAATGTCCTGGTCAAAAAGATGTGTTTGAGGCTT GGGTTTGTGGGTTGGTATataaaagaaaaggggattTGAGACCATCAAAACATCTATCTGTTGATATTCCCGTTGTTGCAGAGTGA